One segment of Egicoccus sp. AB-alg2 DNA contains the following:
- a CDS encoding ATP-binding protein gives MRPLDRVASLKYKLGIVIVAAVLVTIAVVEVGRWLAWPALPVAAGAVLLALAMVQVLAHGMTFPLREMARASAKLAAGERHVPVTATSRDEVGELARAFNRMADEVAETDRLRRELVANVSHELRTPIAAMRAVLENLADGIEDPDAATLNRLVRQADRLQALVEALLDLSRLEAGVVQLDLRRLGAGELLREAAELVEASPGAPVHVRADPPDLRLHGDERRLVQVLVNLLANARSHAPAGTAVEVVAVARGDEVELAVIDAGAGVAPADAERIFERFHRSTGGGGTAEARLSASPTDGGSGLGLAISRWIVDLHGGRIRVDTTYLSGCRMVVTLPAEDAHVR, from the coding sequence GTGAGGCCCCTCGACCGGGTCGCCTCCCTGAAGTACAAGCTGGGAATCGTGATCGTGGCGGCGGTCCTGGTCACGATCGCGGTCGTCGAGGTGGGGCGCTGGCTCGCGTGGCCGGCCCTGCCGGTGGCTGCCGGCGCGGTGCTTCTCGCGCTGGCGATGGTGCAGGTCCTGGCGCACGGCATGACGTTCCCGCTCCGCGAGATGGCCCGGGCGTCGGCGAAGCTGGCGGCGGGCGAGCGGCACGTCCCGGTGACCGCCACCTCCCGCGACGAGGTGGGCGAGCTGGCCCGTGCCTTCAACCGGATGGCGGACGAGGTGGCGGAGACGGATCGCCTGCGCCGTGAGCTCGTGGCCAACGTGTCGCACGAACTGCGCACGCCGATCGCGGCGATGCGGGCGGTCCTGGAGAACCTCGCCGACGGCATCGAGGACCCGGACGCGGCGACGCTGAACCGGCTCGTCCGACAGGCCGACCGGCTGCAGGCGCTCGTCGAGGCCCTGCTGGACCTGTCGCGACTGGAGGCGGGCGTGGTGCAGCTCGACCTGCGCCGGCTCGGCGCGGGCGAGCTCCTGCGCGAGGCGGCCGAGCTCGTCGAGGCTTCGCCCGGTGCGCCGGTGCACGTGCGGGCCGATCCCCCCGACCTGCGCCTGCACGGCGACGAGCGTCGGCTGGTGCAGGTCCTGGTCAACCTGCTCGCGAACGCCCGCAGCCATGCCCCGGCGGGCACCGCCGTCGAGGTCGTCGCGGTTGCGCGCGGTGACGAGGTGGAGTTGGCCGTGATCGACGCCGGTGCTGGCGTCGCGCCGGCGGACGCCGAGCGCATCTTCGAACGCTTCCACCGTTCCACCGGCGGGGGTGGAACGGCGGAAGCGCGTCTCTCGGCTTCGCCGACCGATGGAGGCTCCGGTCTCGGCCTGGCCATCTCGCGCTGGATCGTCGACCTGCACGGTGGCCGAATCCGCGTCGACACCACCTACCTGTCCGGCTGCCGCATGGTCGTGACCCTGCCCGCGGAGGATGCCCATGTCCGATGA
- a CDS encoding response regulator transcription factor, whose product MTTTTIAVIEDEVTIATSVAKRLRADGHRVEIAHDGHAGVALCARVRPDLVVLDVMLPGLDGHEVCRRIQRERPVPVLMLTARDDETDVLVGLGVGADDYLTKPFSMRELVARVAALLRRVERAASLVDTGPIALGELRIDPARRLVEDGGRRVELTATEFDLLVHLAQRPGVVWSRDQLLREVWGYRGGSSTRTVDSHVAALRRKLGRDRIRTAHGVGYAMDAPR is encoded by the coding sequence ATGACGACAACGACCATCGCCGTGATCGAGGACGAGGTGACCATCGCCACCTCGGTGGCGAAGCGCCTGCGCGCCGACGGCCACCGGGTCGAGATCGCCCACGACGGCCACGCCGGCGTCGCACTGTGCGCGCGCGTACGACCCGACCTGGTCGTCCTGGACGTGATGCTTCCCGGCCTCGATGGTCACGAGGTCTGCCGCCGGATCCAGCGAGAGCGTCCGGTGCCGGTGCTGATGCTGACCGCACGTGACGACGAGACCGACGTCCTCGTCGGACTCGGGGTGGGCGCCGACGACTACCTGACCAAGCCGTTCAGCATGCGCGAGCTGGTCGCGCGCGTAGCCGCCCTCCTGCGCCGGGTCGAGCGGGCGGCGTCGCTGGTCGATACCGGCCCGATCGCGCTGGGTGAGCTGCGCATCGATCCCGCCCGCCGGCTGGTGGAGGACGGCGGGCGACGGGTCGAATTGACGGCGACGGAGTTCGACCTGCTCGTCCACCTGGCGCAGCGTCCCGGCGTCGTCTGGTCCCGGGACCAGCTGCTGCGCGAGGTGTGGGGCTACCGGGGCGGGTCGTCGACGCGGACCGTCGACTCGCACGTGGCGGCCTTGCGCCGAAAGCTCGGCCGCGACCGGATCCGGACGGCGCACGGGGTCGGCTACGCCATGGACGCGCCGAGGTGA
- a CDS encoding malate dehydrogenase, whose product MSSPVRVAVTGAAGQIGYALLFRIASGQMFGPDTPVELRLLEVTPALGALEGVAMELDDAAFPLLSGIEMSDQAETAFDGVNVACLVGAKPRGPGMERADLLKDNGRIFTGQGRALASAGASDLKVAVVGNPANTNALIAAANADGVPAERFTAMVRLDENRAKSQLAKKAGVPVADVTNLAVWGNHSPTMVPDFDNARIGGRPATEVITDRDWLEGEFLTTVQQRGKAIIDARGASSAASAASALIDHVANWCGGKPTADGDWVSMAVPSDGSYGVPEGLISGFPVTTDGKGTYEVVQGLELSDFAQGKLQASVDELQQERDAVQDML is encoded by the coding sequence ATGAGCTCGCCCGTCCGTGTCGCCGTCACCGGCGCTGCCGGCCAGATCGGTTACGCCCTGCTGTTCCGCATCGCCTCGGGGCAGATGTTCGGACCCGACACGCCCGTCGAACTGCGCCTGCTCGAGGTCACGCCCGCGCTGGGCGCGCTCGAGGGCGTCGCCATGGAACTCGACGACGCGGCGTTCCCGCTGCTGTCGGGCATCGAGATGAGCGACCAGGCCGAGACCGCCTTCGACGGCGTGAACGTGGCCTGCCTCGTCGGCGCCAAGCCCCGCGGCCCCGGCATGGAGCGCGCCGACCTGCTCAAGGACAACGGCAGGATCTTCACCGGCCAGGGCCGGGCACTGGCCTCGGCCGGCGCGTCCGACCTCAAGGTCGCCGTGGTAGGCAACCCGGCCAACACCAACGCGCTCATCGCGGCCGCCAATGCTGACGGCGTCCCGGCCGAGCGGTTCACCGCCATGGTCCGCCTGGACGAGAACCGGGCCAAGTCGCAGCTGGCGAAGAAGGCCGGCGTGCCGGTCGCCGACGTCACCAACCTCGCGGTGTGGGGCAACCATTCGCCGACCATGGTGCCGGACTTCGACAACGCCCGGATCGGCGGCCGTCCGGCGACCGAGGTGATCACCGACCGTGACTGGCTCGAGGGCGAGTTCCTCACCACCGTGCAGCAGCGCGGCAAGGCCATCATCGACGCGCGCGGCGCCTCGTCGGCGGCCTCGGCGGCCAGCGCGCTGATCGACCACGTGGCCAACTGGTGCGGCGGCAAGCCCACCGCCGACGGCGACTGGGTGTCCATGGCGGTGCCCTCGGACGGTTCCTACGGCGTGCCCGAGGGGCTGATCTCCGGCTTCCCGGTCACCACGGACGGGAAGGGCACCTACGAGGTCGTGCAGGGCCTGGAGCTGTCCGACTTCGCGCAGGGCAAGCTGCAGGCGTCGGTCGACGAGCTCCAGCAGGAGCGCGACGCCGTCCAGGACATGCTCTGA
- a CDS encoding class I SAM-dependent methyltransferase encodes MQRVFAAVYDPALERVERRGLAALRRRLLGGLTGDVVEIGAGTGANLQHYGPGVTRVTAVEPSGPMADRLRRRAGTVAFEVATVEAPAERLPVADDSADAVVSTLVLCSVRDVAVAVAEARRVLRPGGRFVLLEHVAGTGRLLRVQRALEPVWTPLVGGCHLTRDPRPQLLAAGFDLTGVSATRLPMPALVAPGLVGDAVAR; translated from the coding sequence ATGCAGCGCGTCTTCGCGGCGGTCTACGACCCGGCGCTCGAACGCGTCGAGCGGCGTGGCCTGGCCGCGCTGCGCCGGCGGCTGCTGGGTGGGCTCACCGGTGACGTCGTGGAGATCGGGGCCGGTACGGGCGCCAACCTCCAGCACTACGGCCCCGGCGTCACCCGCGTCACGGCCGTCGAGCCGTCCGGACCGATGGCGGACCGCCTTCGCCGGCGGGCCGGCACGGTCGCGTTCGAGGTGGCGACGGTCGAGGCGCCGGCGGAACGATTGCCGGTAGCCGACGACAGCGCCGACGCAGTCGTGTCCACACTGGTGCTGTGCTCCGTGCGCGACGTTGCCGTGGCGGTGGCCGAGGCACGCCGGGTGCTGCGCCCCGGCGGCCGGTTCGTGCTGCTCGAGCACGTTGCCGGCACCGGTCGGCTGCTGCGCGTGCAGCGAGCGCTGGAGCCGGTGTGGACGCCGCTGGTCGGCGGCTGCCACCTCACACGCGACCCACGGCCGCAGCTGCTCGCCGCCGGCTTCGACCTCACCGGCGTGAGCGCGACGCGGCTGCCGATGCCGGCGCTGGTCGCCCCCGGTCTCGTCGGTGACGCGGTTGCCCGCTGA
- a CDS encoding META domain-containing protein, which yields MLEGRRLLAGLAFAGLGAACQPGDGAADRLDGTWQLRSGAGPRGEVVMNDTVDVLLTIDGTDWTGSVCNRYVARDVEVDGTALAIGDVARTEMACLDRDVMDAEDAYLAAFAEVTGFRVDEETLTLRNDEVELVYRRAEAREAADG from the coding sequence ATGCTGGAGGGCAGACGGCTCCTGGCGGGGCTCGCCTTCGCCGGGCTCGGAGCCGCCTGCCAGCCGGGCGACGGGGCCGCGGACCGGCTCGACGGCACCTGGCAGTTGCGCTCGGGCGCCGGGCCTCGCGGCGAGGTCGTCATGAACGACACCGTCGACGTGCTGCTGACCATCGACGGCACCGACTGGACCGGCAGCGTCTGCAACCGATACGTCGCCCGGGACGTCGAGGTGGACGGCACCGCCCTGGCCATCGGCGACGTGGCGCGCACGGAGATGGCCTGCCTCGACCGTGACGTCATGGACGCCGAGGACGCCTACCTCGCGGCCTTCGCGGAGGTCACGGGCTTCCGTGTCGACGAGGAGACGCTCACGCTCCGCAACGACGAGGTCGAGCTCGTCTACCGACGTGCCGAGGCTCGCGAGGCCGCCGACGGCTGA
- the folD gene encoding bifunctional methylenetetrahydrofolate dehydrogenase/methenyltetrahydrofolate cyclohydrolase FolD, producing the protein MTARIIDGKALAQRVRARIADEVARLTAEHGVRPGLAAVLVGADPASQVYVGMKHRATEAAGMHSRQVELPAETSQADLEALIAELNADDAIDGILVQLPLPDHLDPRPVQELIDPAKDVDALNPYTAGRLAVGDPTFLSCTPYGVLELLADAGVDTVGADIVIVGRSNLVGRPLSNMLTLKGRDATVTLAHSRTRDLASVCRSADVVVAAVGRVGLVTADMVRPGAVVIDVGTNRTDDGKLVGDVDYDAVSQVAGAITPVPGGVGPMTVTMLLQNTLEAARARRGLPRR; encoded by the coding sequence TTGACCGCACGCATCATCGACGGGAAGGCGCTCGCGCAGAGGGTGCGGGCGCGCATCGCCGACGAGGTCGCCCGGCTGACGGCCGAGCACGGCGTCCGGCCGGGCCTGGCGGCCGTGCTCGTGGGCGCCGACCCGGCTTCGCAGGTGTACGTCGGCATGAAGCACCGGGCCACCGAGGCGGCCGGGATGCACAGCCGCCAGGTCGAACTGCCGGCGGAGACGTCCCAGGCGGACCTCGAGGCCCTGATCGCCGAGTTGAACGCCGACGACGCCATCGACGGCATCCTCGTCCAGCTCCCGCTGCCGGACCACCTCGACCCGCGCCCGGTGCAGGAACTGATCGACCCGGCGAAGGACGTCGACGCGCTGAACCCCTACACGGCCGGCCGGCTCGCGGTCGGTGACCCGACCTTCCTGTCCTGCACCCCCTACGGCGTGCTCGAACTCCTGGCCGACGCGGGCGTGGACACGGTGGGAGCCGACATCGTCATCGTGGGCCGCTCGAACCTCGTCGGCCGGCCGCTGTCGAACATGCTGACCCTGAAGGGGCGCGACGCGACGGTGACCCTCGCCCACTCGCGCACCCGCGACCTCGCGTCCGTGTGCCGCAGCGCGGACGTGGTCGTCGCCGCCGTCGGCCGGGTCGGGCTCGTCACCGCCGACATGGTCCGTCCGGGTGCCGTCGTGATCGACGTCGGGACCAACCGCACCGACGACGGCAAGCTCGTCGGCGACGTGGACTACGACGCGGTGTCGCAGGTCGCTGGTGCCATCACCCCCGTGCCGGGCGGGGTCGGCCCGATGACCGTGACCATGCTGCTGCAGAACACCCTCGAGGCCGCCCGCGCCCGCCGGGGTCTGCCGCGCCGCTGA
- the purH gene encoding bifunctional phosphoribosylaminoimidazolecarboxamide formyltransferase/IMP cyclohydrolase, with protein sequence MTPVRRALVSCYDKTGVAELARQLHELDVELISTGSTAQTLRDAGVPVTSVADVTGFPECLDGRVKTLHPNVHAGILADRTDPAHVAELAELGIDPIDLVVVNLYPFHETVASGASDPDVVEMIDIGGPTMVRAAAKNHGSVGVLVDPTDYERVLEELRETRALTYALKRELAAKAFRHTADYDTQIAAWFQRDEPFPAQLGMALPRRATLRYGENPHQAAAFYAHPGGGGLGDAEQLHGKELSYNNLLDTDAAWGLAVDVDEPAVAIIKHTNPAGFATADDLERAYVRALEGDPVSAFGGIVAANRPVDAATARRIVEVFTEVVVAPGFDDEALEVLRTKANLRILRMPSAARPRFGWNLRSVGGGLLVQHSDVGDEPWEEWRVVTEAKPDEATYADLRFAWIACKHAKSNAIVLAKDQQVVGVGAGQMSRVDSVRLAVERAGDRHVGSVLASDAFFPFRDGPDAAAAAGIRALVQPGGSVRDDEVIAAADEHGIPMLFTGRRHFRH encoded by the coding sequence ATGACCCCGGTCCGCCGCGCGCTGGTCAGTTGCTACGACAAGACCGGGGTCGCGGAGCTCGCCCGCCAGCTGCACGAACTGGACGTCGAGCTGATCTCGACCGGCTCCACGGCCCAGACCCTGCGCGATGCGGGCGTGCCGGTCACCTCGGTGGCCGACGTCACCGGCTTCCCCGAGTGCCTCGACGGCCGGGTGAAGACCCTGCACCCCAACGTGCACGCCGGGATCCTCGCCGACCGCACCGACCCGGCGCACGTCGCGGAGCTCGCCGAGCTGGGCATCGACCCGATCGACCTCGTGGTCGTGAATCTGTACCCGTTCCACGAGACGGTCGCGTCCGGCGCCAGCGACCCCGACGTGGTGGAGATGATCGACATCGGCGGGCCCACGATGGTCCGGGCCGCCGCGAAGAACCACGGCTCCGTCGGCGTGCTGGTCGACCCGACCGACTACGAGCGCGTCCTGGAGGAGCTGCGCGAGACCCGCGCGCTGACCTACGCCCTCAAGCGCGAGCTGGCTGCCAAGGCATTCCGGCACACCGCCGACTACGACACCCAGATCGCCGCCTGGTTCCAGCGCGACGAGCCCTTCCCGGCCCAGCTCGGGATGGCCCTGCCCCGCCGCGCGACCCTGCGCTACGGCGAGAACCCGCACCAGGCGGCCGCGTTCTACGCCCACCCGGGCGGCGGCGGACTCGGCGACGCCGAGCAGCTGCACGGCAAGGAGCTGTCCTACAACAACCTGCTCGACACCGACGCCGCCTGGGGGCTGGCCGTCGACGTCGACGAGCCCGCCGTCGCCATCATCAAGCACACCAACCCGGCCGGCTTCGCCACCGCCGACGACCTGGAGCGGGCCTATGTCCGCGCGCTGGAGGGCGACCCCGTCAGCGCGTTCGGGGGCATCGTCGCCGCCAACCGGCCCGTCGACGCCGCGACCGCCCGCCGGATCGTCGAGGTCTTCACCGAGGTGGTGGTCGCCCCGGGCTTCGACGACGAGGCCCTCGAAGTGCTGCGCACCAAGGCCAACCTCCGGATCCTGCGGATGCCGTCGGCCGCCCGACCGCGGTTCGGCTGGAACCTGCGCAGCGTCGGCGGGGGACTGCTCGTCCAGCACAGCGACGTCGGCGACGAGCCGTGGGAGGAATGGCGCGTCGTCACCGAGGCCAAGCCCGACGAGGCCACGTACGCCGACCTGCGCTTCGCCTGGATCGCCTGCAAGCACGCGAAGTCGAACGCGATCGTGCTGGCCAAGGACCAGCAGGTGGTCGGCGTCGGTGCCGGGCAGATGAGCCGTGTGGACAGCGTCCGCCTCGCCGTCGAACGGGCCGGCGACCGCCACGTCGGCAGCGTGCTCGCCAGCGACGCGTTCTTCCCCTTCCGTGACGGACCCGACGCCGCCGCCGCGGCCGGCATCCGCGCCCTCGTCCAGCCCGGCGGCTCCGTCCGCGACGACGAGGTGATCGCCGCCGCCGACGAGCACGGCATCCCGATGCTGTTCACCGGCCGGCGCCACTTCCGCCACTGA
- the purN gene encoding phosphoribosylglycinamide formyltransferase gives MSCSSRPPARLGVLVSGGGTNLQALLDAADADPRFGGEVVVVGADRADAGGLGRAKERGIATVVRQLSDHPDRATWEARLRADLEAHQVEVVVLAGFMRILSGAFLAGWPDRVVNTHPSLLPAFRGAHAVRDALAYGVRVTGCTVHLVDEQVDHGPIIAQQAVEIRPDDDEDALHERIKRVEHTLLPACVKLLCHDRLEVVGRAVRIREESS, from the coding sequence GTGTCGTGTTCGTCGCGCCCGCCGGCCCGTCTCGGTGTGCTCGTGTCCGGGGGCGGGACCAACCTGCAGGCCCTGCTCGACGCGGCCGACGCCGACCCGCGGTTCGGTGGCGAAGTGGTCGTCGTCGGGGCCGACCGCGCGGACGCCGGTGGGCTGGGTCGCGCGAAGGAGCGCGGCATCGCGACGGTCGTGCGGCAACTGTCGGACCATCCCGATCGGGCGACGTGGGAAGCGAGGCTGCGCGCCGACCTGGAGGCACACCAGGTCGAGGTCGTGGTCCTCGCCGGCTTCATGCGCATCCTGTCCGGGGCGTTCCTCGCCGGCTGGCCGGACCGCGTGGTCAACACCCACCCGTCGCTGCTGCCGGCGTTCCGTGGTGCCCACGCGGTGCGCGACGCGCTGGCGTACGGCGTCCGCGTCACCGGTTGCACCGTCCACCTCGTCGACGAGCAGGTCGACCACGGCCCGATCATCGCCCAGCAGGCGGTGGAGATCCGGCCCGACGACGACGAGGACGCGCTGCACGAGCGCATCAAGCGTGTCGAGCACACCCTGTTGCCCGCCTGCGTGAAGCTGCTGTGCCACGACCGGCTTGAGGTCGTCGGCCGTGCCGTGCGCATCCGAGAGGAATCGTCGTGA
- a CDS encoding NlpC/P60 family protein, with translation MSRAVLTVVTALALGAAGVLPAAAQPSSQELRGQQQRAQDRLDELMMRVAEVVEDYNEASVALEAAEAELFATETEHATLVAEVGELSGLAEDHVRRIHKLGPSLELSSIFVAGNPTDAGAKAATLRRVLAGQRADLEGLGAARAAIAATEDRLEDQRATAEAQAERVAERRDELETLVASQQDEIMALEAEIAEAEAREEEERRRREEERRRREAEERARREAEERARQEAEEQARREAQEREAAQAEEQQAAAERQEAAQEPAASPSPSPSPSPSPSPSPSPSPSPTSEPAPAPSARRSAQVAVDTAMAQVGKPYQWGGSGPNSFDCSGLTSFAWRAAGVEITRTSRSQYAATKRISRGDLQPGDLIFYGRSVSSIGHVAMYIGGGSVVEAPYTGANVRVRGDGLARKDIVGYGRP, from the coding sequence ATGTCTCGTGCCGTCCTCACCGTCGTGACGGCGCTCGCGCTGGGTGCCGCGGGTGTGCTGCCCGCCGCCGCCCAGCCCAGTTCGCAGGAGCTGCGCGGCCAGCAGCAACGCGCGCAGGACCGCCTCGACGAGCTGATGATGCGTGTCGCCGAGGTGGTCGAGGACTACAACGAGGCCAGCGTCGCCCTGGAGGCGGCCGAGGCCGAATTGTTCGCCACGGAGACCGAGCACGCCACCCTCGTCGCCGAGGTCGGCGAGCTCAGCGGGCTGGCCGAGGACCACGTCCGGCGCATCCACAAGCTCGGCCCCAGCCTCGAGTTGTCGTCCATCTTCGTGGCGGGCAACCCGACCGACGCGGGCGCGAAGGCCGCCACGCTGCGCCGGGTGCTGGCCGGGCAGCGGGCCGACCTCGAGGGCCTGGGTGCCGCCCGCGCTGCGATCGCGGCCACCGAGGACCGGCTCGAGGACCAGCGTGCCACGGCCGAGGCTCAGGCCGAGCGGGTCGCCGAACGGCGCGACGAGCTGGAGACGCTCGTCGCCTCGCAGCAGGACGAGATCATGGCCCTCGAGGCCGAGATCGCGGAGGCCGAGGCCCGCGAGGAGGAGGAGCGCCGCCGCCGCGAGGAGGAGCGCCGCCGCCGCGAGGCCGAGGAGCGCGCCCGCCGCGAGGCCGAGGAGCGCGCCCGCCAGGAGGCCGAGGAGCAGGCCCGTCGCGAGGCCCAGGAACGCGAGGCCGCGCAGGCGGAGGAGCAGCAGGCGGCCGCCGAACGCCAGGAGGCGGCGCAGGAGCCGGCGGCCTCGCCGTCGCCCTCCCCCTCGCCGTCACCCTCCCCGTCGCCCTCCCCGTCACCGTCGCCGTCGCCGACGTCCGAGCCGGCACCGGCCCCGTCGGCGCGTCGTTCGGCCCAGGTCGCGGTCGACACGGCCATGGCGCAGGTCGGCAAGCCCTACCAGTGGGGTGGCAGCGGCCCGAACAGCTTCGACTGCTCGGGTCTGACCTCGTTCGCGTGGCGCGCCGCCGGGGTGGAGATCACCCGCACGTCACGGTCGCAGTACGCGGCGACCAAGCGCATCTCGCGCGGTGACCTGCAGCCGGGCGATCTGATCTTCTACGGTCGTTCCGTCAGCTCGATCGGCCACGTGGCGATGTACATCGGTGGCGGCAGCGTCGTGGAGGCGCCCTACACCGGCGCGAACGTCCGCGTCCGGGGCGACGGGTTGGCCCGCAAGGACATCGTCGGCTACGGGCGTCCCTGA
- a CDS encoding hydantoinase/oxoprolinase family protein: MTWRLGVDVGGTFTDLVLAGETGWRVAKVPSTPQDQATGIGDGLARLDVSPGDLARFAHGTTVATNAVLERAGARVVLVTTAGFGDLLAIGRQDRPRLYDLAARRPAPVVERDRVVEVVERVGSDATVVTPLVDDEVRRVVQAVADLRPESVAISLLFGFLDDSHERRLAEALDDLGVPVTRASALLPVFREVERTSTVALNAYVAPVMTRYLGSLERRLGDEGLTVPVEVMRSGGGTFTARVASREPVHTLLSGPAAGAWGAAAIGALVGADRLLALDVGGTSTDVTLVEDGRPTTTAEGSIDGLPFAVNATDIHTIGAGGGSLAWRDDGGALRVGPRSAGAVPGPACYGRGGDQPTVTDANVVLGRLDPEVRLGGAMPLQPRLATEVVADLARQLGVPAERCAQGIVQVTDAQMVKALRVVSVERGRDPRRFDLVPFGGAGPLHQAALARELGCRRVLVPPSPGVLSAQGLLAAPVTVDRVRGVVRALADLHRDDVAAVWDELSADARREVAEQDVPAAAERRTADLRYQGQAFELEVAAEQPDLATLAAAFHRVHEERYGFAQPEAPVELVALRVRVEGPAPPLPVTALHGGGDQQHATVARRPVVDDGERVDAAIVVRERLGAGAVLQGPAVVVGLDATVWVAPWQSGLVEEHGLLVLEERPSN, translated from the coding sequence GTGACCTGGCGCCTGGGCGTCGACGTCGGTGGCACGTTCACCGACCTCGTGCTGGCCGGCGAGACGGGCTGGCGCGTCGCGAAGGTGCCCTCCACCCCGCAGGACCAGGCCACCGGCATCGGTGACGGGCTCGCGCGCCTGGACGTGTCCCCCGGTGACCTCGCCCGCTTCGCGCACGGCACCACCGTGGCGACCAACGCCGTTCTCGAGCGGGCCGGCGCGCGCGTCGTGCTGGTGACCACGGCCGGGTTCGGCGACCTGTTGGCGATCGGCCGGCAGGACCGCCCCCGACTGTACGACCTGGCGGCCCGCCGCCCCGCACCCGTCGTCGAGCGCGACCGGGTCGTCGAGGTGGTCGAACGGGTCGGCAGCGACGCCACGGTGGTCACGCCGTTGGTGGACGACGAGGTCAGACGGGTCGTCCAGGCCGTCGCGGACCTGCGGCCCGAGTCGGTCGCGATCAGCCTGCTGTTCGGCTTCCTCGACGACAGCCACGAACGGCGCCTCGCCGAGGCGCTGGACGACCTCGGCGTGCCCGTCACCCGCGCGTCGGCGCTGCTGCCGGTCTTCCGCGAGGTCGAGCGGACCTCCACCGTCGCCCTGAACGCCTACGTCGCGCCGGTCATGACGCGCTACCTCGGCTCGCTCGAGCGCCGCCTCGGCGACGAGGGGCTGACCGTGCCGGTCGAGGTGATGCGCTCGGGCGGTGGCACCTTCACCGCCCGGGTGGCGTCGCGCGAGCCGGTGCACACCCTGCTGTCGGGGCCGGCCGCCGGCGCGTGGGGCGCCGCGGCCATCGGCGCGCTGGTCGGCGCCGACCGACTGCTGGCACTGGACGTGGGCGGCACCTCGACCGACGTGACGCTGGTGGAGGACGGCCGGCCGACGACCACGGCCGAGGGCAGCATCGACGGGCTGCCGTTCGCGGTGAACGCCACCGACATCCACACGATCGGGGCCGGCGGCGGCTCGTTGGCCTGGCGCGACGACGGTGGGGCGTTGCGGGTGGGACCGCGCTCGGCCGGGGCCGTCCCGGGCCCCGCGTGTTACGGACGCGGCGGTGACCAGCCCACGGTCACGGACGCCAACGTGGTGCTCGGCCGCCTCGATCCCGAGGTCCGGCTCGGCGGTGCGATGCCGCTGCAGCCACGGCTCGCGACGGAAGTCGTTGCCGACCTCGCCAGACAGCTGGGCGTCCCCGCCGAGCGGTGCGCCCAGGGCATCGTGCAGGTCACCGACGCGCAGATGGTCAAGGCGCTGCGGGTCGTCTCGGTCGAGCGGGGGCGCGACCCACGCCGGTTCGACCTCGTCCCGTTCGGCGGCGCCGGGCCGCTGCACCAGGCGGCCCTGGCCCGCGAGCTCGGCTGCCGTCGGGTGCTCGTGCCGCCCAGCCCGGGCGTGTTGTCGGCCCAGGGTCTGCTGGCCGCGCCGGTGACGGTGGATCGCGTGCGCGGCGTGGTGCGGGCGCTGGCGGATCTCCACCGCGACGACGTCGCCGCCGTCTGGGACGAACTCTCCGCCGACGCGCGCCGCGAGGTGGCCGAACAGGACGTGCCCGCCGCCGCCGAACGCCGCACCGCCGACCTGCGCTACCAGGGGCAGGCGTTCGAGCTGGAGGTCGCCGCGGAGCAGCCCGACCTGGCCACGCTCGCGGCCGCCTTCCACCGGGTCCACGAAGAGCGCTACGGCTTCGCGCAGCCCGAGGCACCCGTCGAACTGGTCGCGCTGCGCGTCCGGGTGGAGGGGCCGGCGCCGCCGCTGCCGGTCACGGCGCTCCACGGCGGTGGGGACCAGCAGCACGCCACGGTCGCCCGCCGGCCGGTCGTCGACGACGGCGAACGCGTCGACGCGGCCATCGTGGTCCGCGAGCGGCTCGGGGCCGGGGCGGTCCTGCAGGGGCCGGCCGTGGTCGTCGGCCTCGACGCCACCGTGTGGGTCGCGCCGTGGCAGAGCGGCCTCGTGGAGGAGCACGGGCTGCTCGTGCTTGAGGAACGACCCAGCAACTGA